From the Vibrio metoecus genome, one window contains:
- the gltB gene encoding glutamate synthase large subunit translates to MALYDPSLEKDNCGFGLIAHMEGQASHKLVRTAISALDRMTHRGGIAADGKTGDGCGLLLQKPDSYLRLIAEEQHWKLSKQYAIGMLFLSRDPQKAQQAQQIVNQELAKETLSVAGWRKVPTNPKVLGPIALDSLPDIQQVFISAPAGWRERDVERRLYIARRRIEKQITDDRDFYICSLSTQVLVYKGLCMPADLPRFYLDLADLRMESAICLFHQRFSTNTQPRWPLAQPFRYLAHNGEINTIDGNRQWARARAYKFASPLLPDLQTAAPFVNETGSDSSSLDNMLDLFLAGGMDIFRAMRMLVPPAWQNHPDMDPDLRAFYDFNSKHMEPWDGPAGIVLSDGRYAACNLDRNGLRPARYVITKDKLITLASEVGIWDYAPDEVSEKGRVGPGELLVIDTRKGKIWQSSEIDNDLKSRHPYREWMENNVHKLTPFSELPDDQVGERSFDQDLLKTYQKQFAMSNEEIDQVLRVLGDMAQEAVGSMGDDTPMAVLSSKERLISDYFRQKFAQVTNPPIDPLREKHVMSLATSIGQEMNVFCETDGHAHRVTFGSPVLLYSDMQQLLTLSDQHYRNTILDINFDPQEKDLKQAVLDLCDKAEQVVREGTVLIVLSDRALTADRLPIPAAMAVGAVQARLVEANLRCDANIIIETGAARDPHHFAVLIGFGATAVYPYLTYETLGKMIDDGALQKSYREVMQNYQYGINKGLYKIMSKMGISTVASYRCSQLFEAVGLHRDVVDLCFKGVTTRIQGANFDDFEQDLFNLSRKAWAKRKPLEHGGLLKYVHGGEYHAYNPDVVGTLQKAVKSGETVDYRDFAKQVNQRPVAMLRDLLRLKTSDKPLPLEHIEPASDLYKRFDSAAMSIGALSPEAHEALATAMNRLGGHSNSGEGGEDPRRFGTERNSRIKQVASGRFGVTPHYLTNADVLQIKVAQGAKPGEGGQLPGHKVTAEIAKLRYSVPGVTLISPPPHHDIYSIEDLAQLIFDLKQINPKALVSVKLVSEPGVGTIATGVAKAYADLITISGYDGGTAASPLTSVKYAGSPWELGLAETQQALVANGLRHKIRLQVDGGLKTGLDVIKGTILGAESFGFGTAPMVAMGCKFLRICHLNNCATGVATQDETLRKDYFKGLPEMVMNYFKGLAEEVRGYLAELGVEKLTDLIGRTDLLEVIEGMTAKQSKLDLSDLLEAPVSPQNLPLYCTEPNTPFDKGALNLKIVEDALAAVEKQQSLELYYNVINTDRSIGARLSGEIAKRYGNLGVATSPIKVVLNGTAGQSFGVWNAGGLELYLTGDANDYVGKGMAGGKIVIRPHQGTAFVCNEATIIGNTCLYGATGGKLFAAGKAGERFAVRNSGTIAVIEGAGDNACEYMTGGIVAILGATGVNFGAGMTGGFAYVLDENGDFQGRVNDESVEAVALTDLYIHQEHLRGLIAEHLEETGSAHAERILANFDEWIPKFYLIKPQAADLRTLLGHQSRSAAELRVQAQ, encoded by the coding sequence ATGGCTCTATACGATCCAAGTCTTGAAAAAGACAACTGTGGATTCGGCTTGATCGCGCATATGGAAGGGCAAGCCAGCCACAAACTCGTTCGTACTGCGATTTCAGCACTTGATCGCATGACTCACCGCGGCGGTATCGCAGCCGATGGCAAAACCGGTGATGGATGTGGTCTGTTACTGCAAAAACCTGATTCTTATTTGCGCCTGATCGCAGAAGAGCAACATTGGAAGCTCAGCAAACAGTACGCGATTGGCATGCTGTTTCTCAGCCGAGATCCACAAAAAGCACAACAAGCGCAGCAGATTGTTAATCAAGAACTCGCCAAAGAAACCTTAAGCGTGGCAGGTTGGCGCAAAGTGCCTACCAACCCTAAGGTGCTTGGCCCTATTGCCCTCGACTCTTTGCCAGATATTCAACAAGTGTTTATCTCCGCGCCAGCCGGTTGGCGTGAGCGCGATGTTGAGCGCCGTCTCTATATCGCGCGTCGTCGGATTGAAAAACAGATTACGGATGATCGTGATTTCTATATCTGCTCGCTCTCCACGCAAGTGCTGGTCTACAAAGGCCTGTGCATGCCAGCCGATTTGCCTCGCTTTTATCTTGATTTGGCAGACCTGCGTATGGAATCGGCGATTTGCTTGTTCCACCAACGTTTCTCTACCAATACTCAGCCACGCTGGCCTCTGGCTCAACCATTCCGCTATCTAGCACACAACGGTGAGATCAACACTATTGATGGTAACCGCCAGTGGGCGCGCGCACGTGCTTATAAATTTGCTTCACCGCTACTGCCCGATCTACAAACCGCCGCTCCTTTTGTTAACGAAACCGGTTCTGACTCCTCAAGCTTAGATAACATGCTAGATCTGTTTTTAGCCGGCGGGATGGATATTTTCCGCGCGATGCGCATGCTAGTTCCACCTGCATGGCAAAACCATCCAGACATGGATCCAGATCTGCGTGCGTTCTACGATTTCAACTCCAAACACATGGAGCCATGGGATGGCCCAGCCGGGATCGTGCTTTCTGATGGTCGCTACGCCGCGTGTAACCTTGACCGTAACGGCCTGCGCCCTGCGCGTTATGTGATCACCAAAGATAAGCTCATCACCCTCGCTTCAGAAGTCGGGATTTGGGATTACGCGCCGGATGAGGTTTCCGAAAAAGGCCGTGTTGGCCCCGGTGAACTGCTGGTGATTGACACTCGCAAAGGCAAAATTTGGCAATCGAGCGAGATCGATAACGATCTGAAAAGCCGCCATCCGTATCGTGAATGGATGGAAAACAACGTTCACAAACTGACGCCATTCTCTGAATTGCCTGACGATCAAGTTGGTGAGCGCAGCTTCGACCAAGATCTGCTCAAAACTTACCAAAAGCAGTTTGCCATGAGCAACGAAGAGATCGATCAAGTGCTGCGTGTGCTTGGCGACATGGCGCAAGAAGCGGTCGGTTCAATGGGCGATGACACACCGATGGCGGTGCTTTCTTCAAAAGAGCGCCTGATCAGCGACTACTTCCGCCAAAAATTTGCTCAGGTGACGAACCCACCGATCGACCCATTGCGTGAAAAACATGTGATGTCGCTGGCCACCAGTATTGGCCAAGAGATGAACGTGTTTTGTGAAACTGATGGCCATGCACATCGTGTGACCTTTGGCTCGCCGGTATTGCTCTATTCAGATATGCAGCAACTGCTGACATTGAGTGATCAACACTATCGCAACACGATTCTCGATATCAACTTCGATCCGCAAGAGAAAGATCTCAAACAAGCCGTACTCGATTTGTGTGACAAAGCAGAGCAAGTGGTGCGCGAAGGTACGGTATTGATCGTGCTTTCCGACCGCGCGTTAACCGCGGATCGTTTGCCGATCCCCGCGGCAATGGCAGTAGGTGCGGTGCAAGCGCGTCTGGTTGAAGCCAATTTGCGCTGCGATGCCAACATCATTATTGAAACCGGCGCCGCGCGTGATCCACACCACTTTGCGGTACTGATCGGTTTTGGTGCCACTGCCGTTTATCCTTACCTTACCTACGAAACACTGGGCAAAATGATTGACGATGGCGCACTACAAAAGAGCTATCGTGAAGTGATGCAGAATTACCAATACGGCATCAACAAAGGTCTGTACAAAATCATGTCCAAAATGGGCATTTCGACCGTTGCCTCTTATCGCTGCTCACAACTGTTTGAAGCCGTAGGTCTGCACCGCGATGTGGTTGATCTCTGCTTTAAAGGGGTAACCACACGTATCCAAGGCGCGAACTTCGACGATTTTGAGCAAGATCTGTTCAACCTGTCGCGTAAGGCATGGGCAAAACGTAAACCTCTCGAACACGGCGGTTTACTCAAATACGTCCACGGTGGCGAATACCACGCCTACAACCCAGATGTGGTTGGCACACTACAAAAAGCGGTGAAATCTGGCGAAACGGTGGATTACCGCGACTTTGCTAAACAAGTCAACCAGCGCCCAGTGGCCATGCTGCGTGATTTGCTGCGTTTGAAAACCTCGGATAAACCGCTGCCACTGGAACATATCGAGCCCGCGAGCGATCTCTACAAACGCTTTGACTCAGCAGCGATGTCGATTGGCGCGTTAAGCCCGGAAGCCCACGAAGCATTGGCCACCGCGATGAACCGCTTGGGTGGCCATTCCAACTCAGGTGAAGGCGGTGAAGATCCACGCCGCTTTGGCACCGAACGTAACTCGCGTATCAAGCAAGTCGCTTCTGGCCGTTTCGGTGTAACGCCGCACTATTTAACCAATGCCGATGTGCTGCAAATTAAAGTGGCGCAAGGGGCAAAACCCGGTGAAGGCGGCCAGCTTCCGGGGCACAAAGTCACCGCTGAGATCGCGAAACTGCGTTATTCCGTTCCCGGAGTGACCTTGATTTCGCCGCCGCCGCATCACGATATCTACTCGATTGAAGATTTGGCGCAGCTGATTTTCGATCTTAAACAGATCAACCCGAAAGCCTTGGTCTCGGTCAAGCTCGTCTCTGAGCCGGGCGTTGGCACGATTGCGACCGGTGTGGCAAAAGCCTACGCCGACCTTATCACCATCTCAGGTTATGACGGCGGCACCGCAGCCAGCCCGCTCACCTCTGTAAAATATGCAGGAAGCCCTTGGGAGCTCGGTTTGGCGGAAACGCAACAAGCCTTGGTCGCCAACGGTCTGCGTCACAAGATCCGCCTGCAAGTCGATGGCGGTTTGAAAACCGGATTGGATGTGATCAAAGGAACGATTTTAGGCGCTGAAAGTTTTGGTTTTGGTACAGCGCCTATGGTCGCGATGGGGTGTAAATTCTTGCGTATTTGCCACCTCAACAACTGTGCAACTGGTGTGGCAACGCAGGATGAAACGCTGCGCAAAGATTACTTCAAAGGTCTGCCTGAAATGGTGATGAACTATTTCAAAGGGTTAGCTGAAGAAGTGCGCGGTTATCTGGCCGAATTGGGCGTTGAGAAGCTCACCGACCTCATCGGCCGCACCGATCTACTGGAAGTGATAGAAGGCATGACCGCGAAACAGAGCAAATTGGATCTCTCCGATCTGCTCGAAGCGCCAGTGTCACCACAAAATCTGCCACTGTACTGCACCGAACCGAACACGCCGTTTGATAAAGGGGCGCTTAACCTGAAGATCGTGGAAGATGCTTTGGCTGCGGTGGAAAAACAGCAATCGCTGGAACTCTATTACAACGTGATCAACACCGACCGTTCGATTGGCGCACGTCTGTCTGGTGAAATCGCGAAACGTTACGGCAATCTCGGCGTCGCCACCTCACCCATCAAGGTCGTCCTCAATGGCACCGCTGGGCAATCGTTCGGAGTCTGGAACGCAGGTGGTCTTGAGCTGTATCTCACCGGTGATGCCAACGACTACGTCGGTAAAGGCATGGCAGGCGGCAAGATTGTGATTCGCCCTCACCAAGGCACCGCTTTTGTGTGTAATGAAGCGACCATTATCGGCAACACCTGCTTGTATGGCGCAACCGGCGGTAAACTGTTTGCCGCAGGTAAAGCTGGCGAGCGTTTCGCGGTGCGCAACTCCGGCACGATTGCGGTGATTGAAGGTGCTGGCGATAACGCCTGTGAATACATGACCGGTGGCATCGTCGCCATTTTAGGCGCAACGGGCGTGAACTTTGGCGCAGGCATGACCGGCGGCTTTGCTTACGTACTCGATGAGAATGGCGATTTCCAAGGCCGCGTCAATGATGAATCCGTTGAAGCGGTTGCCTTGACCGACTTATATATCCATCAAGAGCATCTGCGCGGGTTGATTGCTGAACATCTCGAAGAGACTGGTTCCGCCCACGCAGAGCGAATTTTGGCGAACTTTGATGAATGGATTCCGAAGTTCTATCTGATCAAACCACAAGCAGCGGACTTACGTACCCTGCTCGGCCATCAGAGCCGCAGCGCAGCTGAACTGCGCGTGCAAGCACAATAA
- the gltB gene encoding glutamate synthase large subunit, which yields MVDKAQRSRGLYTPELEHDACGIGFVAHLKNRKSHQVVTQALDMLARMEHRGGQGCDPCSGDGAGILLQKPHEFLLEEAVKLGIKLPSFEKYGVGVVLFPKDEHKRAQCRDILERNAKRLDLDVIGYRVLPTDNSMLGADPLSTEPQFEHVFISGGPGMQPDELERKLYVLRNYTVRVCLESVSNIGDDFYINSMSYKTLVYKGQLTTEQVPQYFLDLQNPTMVTALALVHSRFSTNTFPKWRLAQPFRYIAHNGEINTVRGNLNWMKAREAILQSKLFTQAEIDMLLPICQEGASDSANFDMVLELLVLSGRSLPHALMMMIPEAWQENKAMDPKRRAFYQYHANVMEPWDGPASVCFTDGVQVGATLDRNGLRPSRYTVTKDDFLIMASESGVVEIDPANVEYRGRLQPGRIFVADLEQGRIISDEEVKDGIASAQPYEKWVEENLLSLKKLPDADNVHSQPSPERLLHRQQAFGVSSEEVNDIILTLAQTGYEPLGSMGADWPVAVLSHQSQHLSNYFKQLFAQVTNPPIDPIRERMVMSLNTYIGRDQNLLSETPAHCRKVELESPVISNAELEKLRAIDNEHLQAKTLDIVFRASDESGKLERALKRICQYAEDAVIDGYSIILLTDRAVNSNHAAIPAMLAVGAVHHHLIRKGLRSKCGIVVETGDARETHHFATLLGYGANAVNPYLVVETIVDLKRQKKLDADVSVEKYFENYRKGVNGGLLKIFSKMGISTLQSYHGAQIFEALGISKAVVDKYFTGTITRIQGLTLDDIAKEVLVRHRIGYPTREIPLQVLDVGGVYQWKQRGEQHLFNPETIHLLQESTRHKNYPQFKKYAAAVDSQGDKAVTLRSQLDFVKNPAGSIPIDEVEPIESIVKRFATGAMSFGSISYEAHSTLAIAMNRLGAKSNSGEGGEDPMRFELNANGDSERSAIKQVASGRFGVTSYYLTNADEIQIKMAQGAKPGEGGQLPGDKVDEWIGATRHSTPGVGLISPPPHHDIYSIEDLAQLIFDLKNANRKGRVNVKLVSEAGVGTIASGVAKAKADVVLIAGHDGGTGASPISSIRHTGLPWELGLAETHQTLLKNGLRNRIVVQADGQMKTPRDIAIAVLLGAEEWGVATAALVVEGCIMMRKCHKNTCPVGIATQNKTLRERFAGRVDDVVTFFQYMAQGLREIMAELGFRTINDMVGQAHKLKVRDDVGHWKYKNLDLSPILFIEQPRSVDGIYCQTQQNHQLESVLDRTLIQLATPALERGETVKAELPIINTDRSTGTMLSNEICKVYKDQGLPQPMQVKFNGSAGQSFGAFLTKGVYFEVEGDANDYWGKGLSGGTLVLYPNRNATIVPEENIVVGNVCFYGATSGESYIRGLAGERFCVRNSGAKVVVEGIGDHGCEYMTGGVAVILGSTGRNFAAGMSGGVAYVWDKSGDFQSKLNAELVDLDPIEAEDKALLKEMLTKHVQFTGSEVAKAFLANFDASLATMVKVMPRDYKAVLQKRKEQEQQATLAAEAV from the coding sequence ATGGTAGATAAAGCGCAGCGTTCGCGGGGTCTTTATACGCCTGAGTTAGAGCACGATGCTTGTGGTATCGGCTTTGTCGCTCACCTGAAAAATCGCAAATCTCATCAGGTGGTCACTCAAGCTTTGGACATGCTCGCACGCATGGAACACCGTGGCGGTCAGGGCTGTGACCCTTGCAGCGGTGACGGTGCGGGTATTTTGTTGCAAAAACCTCACGAATTTTTACTCGAAGAAGCCGTTAAGCTTGGTATTAAGCTGCCTTCATTCGAAAAATATGGTGTGGGTGTGGTGCTGTTCCCGAAAGACGAACACAAACGCGCCCAATGCCGCGATATTCTAGAACGCAATGCCAAACGCCTTGATCTGGATGTGATTGGCTATCGTGTTTTGCCAACCGACAACAGCATGTTAGGTGCCGATCCACTCAGCACTGAGCCACAATTTGAACACGTGTTCATTTCTGGCGGCCCCGGTATGCAACCTGACGAGCTAGAACGTAAGCTATACGTGCTACGTAATTACACCGTTCGCGTCTGCCTTGAGAGCGTGTCGAACATCGGTGATGATTTTTACATCAACTCGATGTCATACAAAACCTTGGTCTATAAAGGTCAGCTGACCACAGAGCAAGTACCGCAATACTTCCTCGATTTGCAAAATCCGACCATGGTCACTGCACTGGCGCTGGTGCACTCGCGTTTTTCTACCAACACCTTCCCGAAATGGCGACTGGCCCAGCCTTTCCGCTACATCGCGCACAACGGTGAGATCAACACCGTTCGCGGTAACTTGAACTGGATGAAAGCGCGCGAAGCGATTTTACAATCCAAACTGTTTACCCAAGCTGAAATCGACATGCTGCTGCCTATCTGCCAAGAAGGCGCATCCGATTCCGCTAACTTTGACATGGTTCTAGAACTGCTGGTGCTTTCTGGTCGCAGCTTGCCTCACGCTCTGATGATGATGATCCCGGAAGCATGGCAAGAAAACAAAGCGATGGATCCAAAACGCCGCGCTTTCTACCAGTACCATGCCAACGTCATGGAACCATGGGACGGCCCAGCATCAGTATGCTTTACCGATGGTGTACAAGTCGGTGCAACGCTAGATCGTAACGGTCTGCGTCCGTCTCGTTATACCGTGACCAAAGATGATTTCCTGATCATGGCTTCTGAATCTGGCGTAGTGGAAATTGATCCAGCCAATGTGGAATACCGTGGTCGTCTGCAACCGGGACGTATCTTTGTTGCTGACCTAGAGCAAGGCCGTATTATCTCTGATGAAGAAGTCAAAGACGGTATCGCTTCGGCGCAGCCTTATGAAAAATGGGTAGAAGAAAACCTACTCAGCTTGAAAAAGCTGCCGGATGCCGACAACGTACATAGCCAACCATCGCCAGAGCGCCTGCTTCACCGCCAACAAGCGTTTGGAGTGAGTAGCGAAGAGGTCAATGACATCATTCTGACCCTAGCTCAAACCGGTTATGAGCCTCTCGGTTCGATGGGTGCAGACTGGCCTGTAGCCGTGCTGTCGCACCAATCTCAGCATCTTTCAAACTACTTTAAGCAGTTGTTTGCTCAGGTGACTAACCCACCAATCGACCCGATCCGTGAGCGCATGGTAATGTCGCTCAACACTTATATCGGCCGCGATCAAAACTTGCTTTCTGAAACGCCTGCTCACTGCCGTAAGGTTGAGCTGGAATCACCTGTGATTTCTAACGCTGAGTTGGAAAAACTGCGTGCGATTGATAACGAGCACCTACAAGCCAAAACGTTGGACATCGTATTTCGTGCCAGCGATGAATCAGGCAAGCTAGAGCGTGCTCTGAAACGTATTTGCCAATACGCGGAAGATGCAGTGATTGATGGCTACTCGATCATTTTGCTGACCGACCGTGCGGTGAACTCCAACCATGCCGCCATCCCAGCGATGCTGGCCGTGGGTGCAGTACACCATCACCTGATCCGCAAAGGTCTGCGTTCGAAATGCGGCATTGTGGTCGAAACCGGTGATGCGCGTGAAACGCACCACTTTGCGACCCTGCTTGGCTACGGCGCAAATGCGGTTAACCCGTATTTAGTGGTAGAAACCATCGTTGACCTTAAGCGTCAGAAGAAACTCGATGCCGATGTCTCGGTTGAGAAATACTTCGAAAACTATCGTAAAGGCGTTAATGGCGGCTTACTGAAGATCTTCTCAAAAATGGGGATTTCGACCCTACAGTCTTATCACGGTGCACAGATTTTTGAAGCGCTCGGGATCAGCAAAGCGGTGGTGGATAAATACTTCACCGGCACCATCACGCGTATTCAAGGTTTAACCCTCGACGATATCGCCAAAGAAGTTCTGGTTCGTCATCGCATTGGCTACCCAACGCGCGAAATCCCACTGCAAGTGTTGGATGTCGGCGGCGTGTATCAATGGAAACAGCGCGGTGAGCAGCATCTGTTTAACCCAGAAACCATTCACTTGCTGCAAGAGTCCACTCGCCATAAAAACTACCCGCAATTTAAGAAATATGCGGCAGCGGTTGATAGCCAAGGCGATAAAGCGGTGACTCTGCGCAGCCAACTCGATTTTGTGAAAAATCCAGCGGGTTCTATTCCGATTGATGAAGTTGAACCGATCGAGAGCATTGTGAAGCGCTTTGCAACCGGTGCGATGTCGTTCGGCTCTATCTCTTACGAAGCGCACTCCACACTGGCGATTGCGATGAACCGCTTAGGCGCGAAATCCAACTCCGGTGAAGGTGGTGAAGACCCAATGCGTTTTGAACTGAATGCGAATGGCGATTCAGAACGTTCAGCGATCAAGCAAGTGGCTTCTGGCCGTTTCGGCGTGACCTCTTACTATCTGACCAACGCGGATGAAATCCAGATCAAGATGGCGCAAGGTGCGAAACCGGGCGAAGGTGGTCAGCTACCGGGTGATAAAGTCGATGAATGGATCGGGGCGACTCGTCACTCCACGCCTGGAGTTGGCCTGATTTCACCACCACCACACCACGACATTTACTCAATCGAAGACTTAGCCCAGCTGATTTTCGATTTGAAAAACGCCAACCGCAAAGGCCGCGTCAACGTCAAACTGGTTTCTGAAGCTGGTGTCGGCACCATCGCTTCTGGTGTAGCCAAAGCCAAAGCCGACGTAGTACTGATTGCCGGTCACGATGGTGGTACCGGTGCATCACCAATCTCTTCTATCCGTCATACTGGTTTGCCTTGGGAATTGGGTCTGGCTGAAACCCACCAGACTCTGCTCAAAAACGGCCTGCGTAACCGCATCGTGGTGCAAGCCGATGGACAGATGAAAACCCCACGCGATATCGCCATTGCGGTACTGCTGGGTGCAGAAGAATGGGGCGTGGCAACCGCAGCGCTGGTGGTTGAAGGCTGTATCATGATGCGTAAGTGTCATAAAAACACTTGCCCAGTCGGTATAGCGACTCAAAACAAAACCCTGCGTGAGCGTTTTGCTGGCCGTGTTGATGACGTTGTTACCTTCTTCCAATACATGGCACAAGGTCTGCGTGAAATCATGGCTGAACTGGGTTTCCGCACCATCAATGACATGGTTGGCCAAGCGCACAAACTCAAAGTGCGTGATGATGTGGGTCACTGGAAATATAAGAATCTCGATCTGTCGCCAATCCTCTTTATTGAGCAGCCGCGCAGTGTCGATGGTATTTACTGTCAGACTCAGCAGAACCATCAGCTTGAAAGCGTACTGGATCGCACCTTGATCCAATTGGCGACACCAGCCCTTGAGCGTGGTGAAACCGTCAAAGCCGAACTGCCGATCATCAACACCGATCGCAGTACCGGTACTATGCTGTCGAACGAAATCTGTAAGGTTTACAAAGACCAAGGCCTACCACAGCCAATGCAGGTGAAATTCAACGGCAGTGCGGGACAATCTTTCGGAGCCTTCCTCACTAAAGGCGTTTACTTTGAAGTGGAAGGCGATGCTAACGACTACTGGGGCAAAGGTCTTTCTGGTGGCACGCTGGTGCTCTACCCGAACCGTAACGCCACCATCGTTCCTGAAGAGAACATTGTGGTCGGCAACGTCTGTTTCTACGGCGCGACCTCTGGCGAATCTTACATTCGCGGCCTTGCGGGCGAACGTTTCTGTGTACGTAACTCAGGTGCTAAAGTGGTGGTTGAAGGTATCGGCGATCACGGCTGTGAATACATGACCGGCGGTGTCGCGGTGATCCTCGGCTCAACTGGTCGTAACTTCGCCGCGGGTATGAGTGGCGGTGTGGCTTACGTTTGGGATAAATCTGGCGACTTCCAATCTAAGCTCAATGCTGAGTTAGTCGATCTGGATCCAATCGAAGCGGAAGACAAAGCACTACTCAAAGAAATGTTAACTAAGCATGTTCAATTCACAGGAAGTGAAGTGGCCAAAGCTTTCCTTGCCAACTTTGACGCCAGCCTAGCCACTATGGTCAAGGTGATGCCGCGTGATTACAAAGCGGTACTGCAAAAGCGCAAAGAGCAGGAGCAACAAGCCACATTAGCAGCGGAGGCGGTATAA
- a CDS encoding glutamate synthase subunit beta, which translates to MGKATGFLEFGRELPKKIDPAERIKNNKEFVLNQEFGKKINQQASRCMDCGVPFCHNGCPIGNIIPEFNDAVYRDSWEEAWNILSSTNNFPEFTGRVCPAPCESACVLGINQDPITICNIEKTIVERAYQEGYAKPKTPRSRTGKTVAIIGSGPAGLAAAEQLNAAGHSVTVFERDEKVGGLLRFGIPDFKLGMDVIDRKINVMEQAGVKFVVNAHIGVDINAQQLRQEFDAVLLTGGSTVPRDLGIPGRDLKGVYFAMQFLAQNNRRANGMDLKGEAIHAKGKHVVVIGGGDTGSDCVGTSNRHGAASITQVEIMPIPSKMRPVNMPWPQYPMILRTSTSHEEGCERHWNILTKEFIGNEQGEVTGLRIADIVWKDAAPGERPSFDEVAGSERVIPCDMAFLAMGFLHPEPHGVLAQLGIKLDERGNVATQDFATNQKGVFAAGDMRTGQSLVVRCINEGRECARAVDTFLMGNTHLEAKADSLMLSA; encoded by the coding sequence ATGGGTAAAGCAACCGGATTTTTAGAATTTGGTCGTGAACTGCCGAAAAAAATCGACCCGGCAGAGCGCATCAAAAACAACAAAGAGTTTGTTCTTAACCAAGAGTTTGGTAAGAAAATCAATCAGCAAGCTTCACGTTGTATGGATTGTGGCGTGCCGTTTTGTCATAACGGCTGCCCGATTGGCAACATCATTCCCGAGTTTAACGATGCGGTGTATCGCGACAGCTGGGAAGAGGCTTGGAATATTCTGAGCTCGACCAATAACTTCCCTGAGTTTACGGGTCGTGTCTGCCCTGCTCCTTGTGAAAGCGCGTGTGTGCTCGGCATCAACCAAGATCCGATCACCATCTGCAACATTGAGAAAACCATTGTAGAACGTGCTTACCAAGAAGGTTATGCCAAGCCGAAAACGCCACGTTCACGCACAGGCAAGACGGTCGCGATCATAGGTTCCGGCCCTGCTGGGCTTGCCGCAGCTGAGCAGCTTAATGCGGCGGGCCATAGCGTGACCGTGTTTGAACGTGATGAAAAAGTCGGTGGTTTGCTGCGCTTTGGTATTCCGGATTTCAAACTCGGCATGGATGTGATTGATCGCAAAATCAATGTGATGGAGCAAGCGGGCGTTAAGTTCGTGGTCAATGCGCATATCGGTGTAGACATCAACGCTCAACAGTTGCGTCAGGAGTTTGATGCGGTATTGCTGACGGGCGGATCAACCGTACCACGCGATCTAGGGATTCCGGGACGTGATCTGAAAGGCGTTTACTTCGCGATGCAGTTCCTCGCGCAAAATAACCGCCGAGCCAATGGTATGGATCTGAAAGGCGAAGCGATCCACGCCAAAGGCAAACACGTGGTGGTGATTGGTGGTGGCGATACCGGCTCTGACTGTGTGGGCACTTCTAACCGCCACGGTGCAGCGAGCATTACTCAAGTTGAGATTATGCCGATCCCATCCAAAATGCGCCCAGTTAACATGCCTTGGCCGCAATATCCGATGATTCTGCGCACTTCTACTTCTCACGAAGAAGGCTGTGAGCGTCACTGGAATATCCTCACCAAAGAGTTCATTGGCAATGAACAAGGTGAAGTAACCGGTCTACGCATTGCTGACATCGTTTGGAAAGATGCAGCACCCGGTGAGCGTCCAAGCTTTGACGAAGTCGCAGGCAGTGAACGCGTGATTCCTTGTGATATGGCGTTTCTAGCGATGGGCTTCTTGCATCCTGAACCACACGGTGTATTGGCTCAGCTAGGCATTAAACTCGATGAACGCGGCAATGTGGCAACGCAAGACTTTGCGACCAACCAAAAAGGCGTATTCGCCGCTGGCGACATGCGCACAGGCCAATCGCTGGTGGTACGCTGCATCAACGAAGGACGTGAATGTGCGCGAGCCGTTGACACCTTCTTGATGGGCAATACCCATCTTGAGGCTAAAGCTGACTCTCTCATGCTTTCAGCGTAA